One genomic segment of Helianthus annuus cultivar XRQ/B chromosome 14, HanXRQr2.0-SUNRISE, whole genome shotgun sequence includes these proteins:
- the LOC110909266 gene encoding centromere protein V, with translation MCKKSNHLVILPRFLYVGGFSLCILQAKYMDSELVTHSGGCHCGRVRWRVRSPVSVTAWQCNCSDCAMRGNTHVIVPSQRFELLEGSKEFLTTYTFGSHTAKHTFCKVCGITSFYTPRSNPDGIAITYKCVDPGTLTHVEIKHFDGLNWEKSHKATGISSCSKE, from the exons ATGTGTAAAAAAAGTAATCATTTAGTAATTCTTCCTAGGTTTCTGTATGTAGGAGGGTTTTCACTTTGCATTCTTCAG GCTAAATATATGGATTCTGAGTTGGTAACACACAGTGGTGGATGCCACTGTGGACGTGTGAGGTGGCGAGTTCGATCACCGGTTAGTGTAACAGCCTGGCAGTGCAATTGCTCAGACTGTGCCATGAGAGGAAACACTCATGTTATTGTACCTTCACAAAGATTCGAGCTTTTAGAAGGCTCGAAAGAGTTCCTGACCACCTACACTTTTGGGAGTCACACAGCGAAACACACCTTCTGTAAGGTGTGTGGGATAACATCTTTTTATACGCCTAGGTCGAACCCGGATGGAATCGCGATTACATACAAGTGTGTTGATCCTGGAACACTGACCCATGTGGAGATCAAGCATTTTGATGGGTTGAATTGGGAGAAATCGCACAAAGCAACTGGCATTTCTTCGTGTTCTAAGGAGTAA
- the LOC110909265 gene encoding NADH dehydrogenase [ubiquinone] iron-sulfur protein 1, mitochondrial, which translates to MGLGLLASRTLRSRLLFTNPRNVRTIVSTPDLHKPEAAAEPAAVEPDLPKRTPVAGARVHFPNPDDVIEVFVDGYPVKIPKGMTVLQACTVAGVDIPRFCYHDRLSIAGNCRMCLVEVEKSPKPVASCAMPALPGMKIKTDTPIAKKAREGVMEFLLMNHPLDCPICDQGGECDLQDQSMAFGSDRGRFTETKRSVVDKNLGPLVKTVMTRCIQCTRCVRFANEIAGVQDLGILGRGSGEEIGTYVERLMTSELSGNVIDICPVGALTSKPFAFKARNWELKGTETIDVTDAVGSNIRIDSRGPEVMRIVPRLNEDINEEWISDKTRFCYDGLKRQRLNDPMIRGSDGRFKPVSWQDALAVVAEVIHLVKPDEIVGVAGKLSDAESMMLLKDFLNKMGSNNVWCEGNGKNTNADLRSGYLLNSGISGLEKADCFLLVGTQPRVEAAMVNARIRKTVRATQAKVGYIGPPADFNYDHDHLGTGPETLAEIAEGRHSFSSALSTAKNPAIIIGAGVFEREDKDAIFSVIQSIAAKHPNLIRPDWNGVNILLLNAAQAAALDLGLVPESDNCIESAKFVYLMGADDVDLEKLPKDAFVVYQGHHGDKGVYRANVILPGAAFSEKEGTYVNTEGTAQQTVPAVPTVGDAREDWKIIRALSEVCGVGLPYDTITGVRSRIRTVAPNLLHVDEREAATFSGSVKPEGSSKVSATPFGVTVDNFYMTDAITRASKIMAQCSALLKK; encoded by the exons ATGGGGTTAGGGTTGCTAGCTTCTAGAACTCTCCGATCTAGGCTTCTATTCACAAACCCTAGAAATGTCAGAACCATCGTCTCAACACCGGACCTCCACAAACCGGAAGCCGCAGCTGAACCGGCGGCGGTTGAGCCGGATCTCCCGAAGCGGACACCTGTTGCCGGAGCTAGGGTTCATTTCCCCAATCCAGATGACGTCATCGAGGTTTTTGTGGATGGATATCCGGTTAAGATCCCCAAGGGGATGACTGTTTTGCAGGCGTGTACGGTTGCAGGTGTTGATATTCCGAGGTTTTGTTATCATGATCGGTTATCTATTGCTGGTAACTGCCGTATGTGTCTTGTTGAGGTTGAGAAGTCTCCGAAACCTGTTGCTTCTTGTGCAATGCCTGCACTTCCAG GGATGAAAATAAAGACTGATACTCCAATAGCAAAAAAGGCGCGTGAAGGAGTGATGGAGTTCCTACTGATGAATCATCCACTGGATTGCCCGATTTGTGATCAAGGTGGTGAGTGTGATCTCCAAGATCAATCCATGGCCTTTGGATCCGACAGAGGTCGTTTTACCGAAACCAAAAGATCCGTCGTCGATAAGAATCTCGGTCCCCTAGTCAAAACCGTGATGACCCGGTGCATCCAGTGCACCCGGTGCGTTCGGTTCGCCAATGAAATAGCCGGGGTCCAGGATCTTGGCATATTAGGGCGTGGAAGTGGCGAAGAAATTGGCACTTACGTTGAAAGACTTATGACAAGTGAACTTTCCGGAAATGTCATCGATATCTGTCCCGTGGGTGCACTTACGTCAAAACCATTTGCTTTTAAAGCAAGAAATTGGGAGTTGAAAGGAACCGAAACCATTGATGTTACGGATGCTGTTGGTTCCAACATTCGTATCGATAGTAGGGGCCCAGAAGTCATGCGAATCGTACCACGCTTAAATGAGGACATTAACGAGGAATGGATTTCGGACAAAACGCGATTTTGTTATGACGGGTTGAAGAGACAGAGATTAAACGATCCCATGATTCGTGGTAGTGATGGGCGGTTTAAGCCTGTGAGCTGGCAGGACGCTCTTGCGGTGGTGGCTGAGGTCATCCACCTAGTCAAACCTGACGAAATTGTCGGAGTTGCTGGTAAATTAAGCGATGCAGAATCTATGATGTTATTAAAAGATTTCTTGAACAAAATGGGATCAAATAATGTATGGTGTGAAGGAAATGGTAAGAACACGAATGCAGATTTACGGTCGGGTTATCTTTTAAATAGCGGTATCAGTGGACTGGAAAAAGCTGACTGTTTTCTTCTAGTTGGTACTCAG CCACGGGTGGAAGCGGCTATGGTAAACGCAAGAATCCGGAAAACGGTTCGAGCCACGCAAGCTAAAGTCGGCTACATCGGCCCGCCAGCTGATTTCAACTATGATCATGACCATCTTGGCACAGGACCAGAAACCCTAGCGGAAATAGCCGAGGGCCGCCACTCCTTCAGCTCGGCACTTTCAACCGCCAAAAACCCCGCCATCATAATCGGTGCCGGAGTCTTCGAACGTGAAGATAAAGATGCCATCTTTTCAGTCATCCAATCAATTGCCGCTAAGCACCCAAATCTAATCCGACCTGACTGGAACGGTGTCAACATTCTCCTCCTCAATGCCGCCCAAGCTGCCGCCCTGGACCTCGGTCTTGTTCCGGAATCCGACAACTGCATTGAATCGGCTAAATTTGTGTATCTAATGGGCGCTGATGATGTCGATTTAGAGAAGCTTCCGAAGGATGCTTTCGTGGTGTATCAAGGACACCATGGTGATAAAGGTGTGTACCGGGCTAACGTGATTCTTCCGGGAGCTGCATTTAGCGAAAAGGAAGGGACGTATGTGAACACTGAAGGGACAGCTCAGCAAACCGTGCCAGCTGTACCGACAGTTGGCGATGCTAGAGAAGATTGGAAGATTATTAGGGCGCTTTCTGAGGTTTGCGGGGTGGGACTTCCTTACGATACGATTACCGGAGTGCGGTCCCGTATAAGAACCGTTGCGCCGAACCTTTTGCATGTGGATGAAAGAGAAGCGGCTACGTTTTCTGGGTCGGTTAAACCTGAGGGGTCGAGCAAGGTGAGTGCGACACCGTTTGGTGTTACGGTTGATAATTTTTATATGACCGATGCGATTACGAGGGCGTCCAAGATAATGGCTCAGTGTAGTGCTTTGTTGAAGAAGTGA